The following coding sequences are from one Humulus lupulus chromosome X, drHumLupu1.1, whole genome shotgun sequence window:
- the LOC133803412 gene encoding cyclin-T1-3-like isoform X1 has protein sequence MVMAKESQCSWCKCYFTKEEIEIFSPSRKDGIDLRYESHMRKQYCSFLQEIGIKLKVPQVTIATAMMLCHRFYMSQSHAKNDWQTIATVSAFLACKIKETPRFLNDVVVVSYEMIYKWDPSAPRRIRQKEVFNKQKDLILVGERILLSTIAFDFNIELPYEPLVTALKRLNIFSDLAKVAWNFVNDWLGTTLCLQYKAPYIAAASLFLAAKLRKVKLPIEKGRVWWQEFDVSLKLLEEVIQEMHKLLGQDRKEPLPSSNRNTRPIQSKASLDKPLESSSLSCITSESVTDCQSNHGDVVEHGGSKEYSATHCSQNVVESDKYSKAKKISPHHTSNSVITSSAVEEGNGVIQPTAVDTIKNARSKVSSIQNSGGKLDVIRIKEMLKKRKCNGVLKKPLEAIDAEKNSEDLIESELEIVIELGIASTEKKQRKLH, from the exons ATGGTCATGGCGAAAGAGTCTCAATGCTCTTGGTGTAAGTGTTATTTCACCAAAGAGGAAATTGAAATTTTTTCTCCATCTAGAAAGGATGGCATTGACTTGAGGTACGAGTCACACATGCGGAAGCAATATTGCTCGTTTCTTCAAGAGATTGGCATCAAGCTTAAAGT GCCTCAGGTGACTATTGCTACTGCAATGATGTTGTGCCACCGGTTTTATATGAGCCAATCTCATGCTAAGAATGATTGGCAG ACGATTGCAACTGTCTCTGCCTTTCTTGCTTGCAAAATAAAAGAGACACCACGCTTCTTAAATGATGTTGTGGTCGTTAGCTATGAGATGATTTACAAGTGGGATCCTTCTGCGCCACGAAGAATCAGACAAAAA GAAGTTTTCAATAAGCAGAAGGATTTGATCTTAGTTGGGGAAAGAATTCTATTGTCAACCATTGCTTTTGATTTTAACATTGAGCTTCCCTACGAGCCACTTGTTACTGCTTTAAAGAGATTAAATATATTCTCTGACCTTGCTAAGGTGGCATGGAACTTTGTTAATGATTG GCTTGGCACGACACTGTGCTTGCAGTACAAAGCCCCCTATATTGCTGCTGCTTCATTGTTTCTGGCTGCAAAATTACGAAAGGTGAAACTACCAATAGAAAAGGGAAGAGTTTGGTGGCAAGAGTTCGATGTTTCACTGAAGCTATTGGAAG AGGTCATTCAAGAGATGCACAAATTGTTGGGGCAGGACAGAAAGGAACCTCTACCATCCTCCAACAGGAACACGAGGCCAATTCAATCTAAAGCTTCACTTGATAAACCGTTGGAAAGTAGCTCTCTATCTTGTATTACGAGCGAATCAGTAACTGACTGCCAGTCAAACCATGGAGATGTAGTAGAGCATGGAGGTTCTAAAGAATACTCTGCTACTCATTGCAGCCAGAATGTGGTGGAAAGTGACAAGTACTCGAAGGCAAAAAAGATATCGCCCCACCATACGAGCAATAGTGTTATTACAAGTAGTGCGGTTGAGGAAGGTAATGGTGTGATCCAGCCAACAGCAGTGGACACAATTAAAAACGCAAGGTCCAAGGTTAGCAGTATTCAAAATAGCGGTGGTAAGCTTGATGTAATTCGCATTAAGGAGATGTTGAAGAAAAGGAAATGCAATGGAGTTCTAAAGAAGCCACTAGAAGCCATAGATGCAGAGAAAAACAGTGAAGACTTGATAGAAAGCGAGCTGGAAATTGTGATAGAGCTTGGGATTGCATCGACAGAGAAGAAACAAAGGAAACTGCACTGA
- the LOC133803412 gene encoding cyclin-T1-3-like isoform X2: MMLCHRFYMSQSHAKNDWQTIATVSAFLACKIKETPRFLNDVVVVSYEMIYKWDPSAPRRIRQKEVFNKQKDLILVGERILLSTIAFDFNIELPYEPLVTALKRLNIFSDLAKVAWNFVNDWLGTTLCLQYKAPYIAAASLFLAAKLRKVKLPIEKGRVWWQEFDVSLKLLEEVIQEMHKLLGQDRKEPLPSSNRNTRPIQSKASLDKPLESSSLSCITSESVTDCQSNHGDVVEHGGSKEYSATHCSQNVVESDKYSKAKKISPHHTSNSVITSSAVEEGNGVIQPTAVDTIKNARSKVSSIQNSGGKLDVIRIKEMLKKRKCNGVLKKPLEAIDAEKNSEDLIESELEIVIELGIASTEKKQRKLH; the protein is encoded by the exons ATGATGTTGTGCCACCGGTTTTATATGAGCCAATCTCATGCTAAGAATGATTGGCAG ACGATTGCAACTGTCTCTGCCTTTCTTGCTTGCAAAATAAAAGAGACACCACGCTTCTTAAATGATGTTGTGGTCGTTAGCTATGAGATGATTTACAAGTGGGATCCTTCTGCGCCACGAAGAATCAGACAAAAA GAAGTTTTCAATAAGCAGAAGGATTTGATCTTAGTTGGGGAAAGAATTCTATTGTCAACCATTGCTTTTGATTTTAACATTGAGCTTCCCTACGAGCCACTTGTTACTGCTTTAAAGAGATTAAATATATTCTCTGACCTTGCTAAGGTGGCATGGAACTTTGTTAATGATTG GCTTGGCACGACACTGTGCTTGCAGTACAAAGCCCCCTATATTGCTGCTGCTTCATTGTTTCTGGCTGCAAAATTACGAAAGGTGAAACTACCAATAGAAAAGGGAAGAGTTTGGTGGCAAGAGTTCGATGTTTCACTGAAGCTATTGGAAG AGGTCATTCAAGAGATGCACAAATTGTTGGGGCAGGACAGAAAGGAACCTCTACCATCCTCCAACAGGAACACGAGGCCAATTCAATCTAAAGCTTCACTTGATAAACCGTTGGAAAGTAGCTCTCTATCTTGTATTACGAGCGAATCAGTAACTGACTGCCAGTCAAACCATGGAGATGTAGTAGAGCATGGAGGTTCTAAAGAATACTCTGCTACTCATTGCAGCCAGAATGTGGTGGAAAGTGACAAGTACTCGAAGGCAAAAAAGATATCGCCCCACCATACGAGCAATAGTGTTATTACAAGTAGTGCGGTTGAGGAAGGTAATGGTGTGATCCAGCCAACAGCAGTGGACACAATTAAAAACGCAAGGTCCAAGGTTAGCAGTATTCAAAATAGCGGTGGTAAGCTTGATGTAATTCGCATTAAGGAGATGTTGAAGAAAAGGAAATGCAATGGAGTTCTAAAGAAGCCACTAGAAGCCATAGATGCAGAGAAAAACAGTGAAGACTTGATAGAAAGCGAGCTGGAAATTGTGATAGAGCTTGGGATTGCATCGACAGAGAAGAAACAAAGGAAACTGCACTGA